The Nitriliruptor alkaliphilus DSM 45188 genome includes a region encoding these proteins:
- a CDS encoding class I SAM-dependent methyltransferase, with amino-acid sequence MSPADAVTHIQHFCPTCHRPVDGFRPGGVRSRPNARCPSCGALERHRFLAVLLDGLGPTLAHAATVVDIAPSRYTTAQLDQLRVGRYVRVDLDPDADGRAVDVRGSVTHLPFASDAVDLLLCYHVLEHVPDDRAAMREIARVLRPGGRALVQVPFRASRATDEEPDAPEEERIARFGQADHVRLYGVDFETRLAEAGLSGPRIHPVDVLGEELVAATGVKAAEPVWVLRRAPHGEAPTVGRAAAPPNHLLRGLHDLALAARSDRDAELREAAAELDRVKTERDRVKAERDRWRARHERITGHPLVRFAAAPYRWLQRR; translated from the coding sequence ATGAGTCCAGCCGACGCCGTGACCCACATCCAGCACTTCTGCCCGACGTGCCATCGGCCCGTGGACGGGTTCCGGCCCGGCGGTGTCCGATCCCGACCGAACGCACGGTGTCCGAGCTGCGGGGCGTTGGAGCGGCACCGGTTCCTGGCGGTGCTCCTCGACGGCCTCGGTCCGACGCTGGCGCACGCGGCCACGGTCGTCGACATCGCCCCGTCGCGGTACACCACCGCGCAGCTCGACCAGCTGAGGGTGGGCAGGTACGTCCGCGTCGATCTCGACCCGGACGCTGACGGGCGGGCCGTCGACGTCCGGGGATCGGTGACCCACCTCCCCTTCGCGTCCGACGCCGTCGACCTGCTGCTCTGCTACCACGTCCTCGAGCACGTCCCGGACGATCGCGCCGCGATGCGTGAGATCGCGCGCGTCCTGCGTCCTGGCGGTCGAGCGCTGGTCCAGGTCCCCTTCCGCGCCTCACGCGCCACCGACGAGGAGCCGGATGCGCCGGAGGAGGAGCGGATCGCCCGGTTCGGGCAGGCCGACCACGTCCGGTTGTACGGCGTCGACTTCGAGACGCGGCTGGCCGAGGCCGGTCTCAGCGGACCGCGCATCCACCCGGTCGACGTGCTCGGCGAGGAACTGGTGGCCGCGACCGGGGTGAAGGCGGCCGAGCCGGTCTGGGTCCTGCGGCGAGCGCCCCACGGCGAGGCACCGACCGTGGGGCGGGCGGCCGCCCCGCCCAACCACCTCCTGCGCGGCCTCCACGACCTCGCGCTCGCGGCGAGGTCAGATCGGGATGCCGAGCTGCGCGAGGCCGCCGCCGAGCTCGATCGCGTGAAGACCGAACGGGACCGGGTGAAGGCCGAGCGCGACCGGTGGCGTGCCCGGCACGAACGCATCACGGGCCACCCTCTCGTCCGGTTCGCCGCGGCCCCCTACCGCTGGCTCCAGCGGCGCTGA
- a CDS encoding TIGR03618 family F420-dependent PPOX class oxidoreductase, translating to MALDEDLRTLATGPNFAALTTLFTDGTPQTQVMWVDADDTHVLINTEVHRQKFRNVEADPRVTVAIIDHEDPYRYIEVRGRVVEVTRGDEARAHIDACSRRYFGRDYPRAVESERAILRIAPDRVNKRGY from the coding sequence ATGGCACTCGACGAGGACCTCCGCACGCTCGCGACCGGACCCAACTTCGCGGCCCTGACCACGTTGTTCACGGACGGAACGCCGCAGACGCAGGTCATGTGGGTCGACGCCGACGACACCCACGTCCTCATCAACACCGAGGTGCACCGGCAGAAGTTCCGGAACGTCGAGGCCGATCCGCGGGTGACCGTCGCGATCATCGACCACGAGGACCCCTACCGCTACATCGAGGTCCGCGGCCGGGTCGTCGAGGTCACGCGGGGGGACGAGGCGCGCGCCCACATCGACGCGTGTTCGCGTCGGTACTTCGGCCGCGACTACCCGAGGGCGGTCGAGTCGGAACGGGCCATCCTGCGGATCGCTCCGGACCGGGTCAACAAGCGGGGGTACTGA
- a CDS encoding pyridoxal-phosphate dependent enzyme, with translation MRFDDIAQAVGNTPLVGLPRLSPPGYHLYLKLEGHNPTGSVKDRVAKYLIEAGEASGELQPGGRVLEPTSGNTGIGLAAICRVKGYALTCVMPENTSEERAQILSLFGADIVHSPASEGSNGSVRLAREMAAADPDLYMPFQYGNAANALAHYETTAPEIIADLPDITAFVAGLGTGGTVTGAGRRLKRWDPAIKVYAAEPEYGDLVYGLRNLDEGYVPEVLDQSVLDGRIKVDSRKALEWTRRLAEEEGIFAGVSTGASLAVAARVCGRLPEGSRIVALSPDGGWKYLSTGAYAPGDVAEIAARISETLWA, from the coding sequence TTGCGCTTCGACGACATCGCGCAGGCGGTCGGCAACACCCCGCTCGTGGGGCTGCCGCGCCTGTCGCCGCCCGGCTACCACCTGTACCTCAAGCTCGAGGGCCACAACCCGACCGGGTCGGTCAAGGACCGGGTCGCCAAGTACCTGATCGAGGCCGGCGAGGCATCCGGTGAGCTGCAGCCCGGTGGCCGCGTGCTCGAGCCCACCTCCGGCAACACCGGGATCGGCCTGGCGGCGATCTGTCGTGTCAAGGGCTACGCGCTGACGTGCGTCATGCCGGAGAACACCTCCGAGGAACGCGCGCAGATCCTGTCGCTGTTCGGTGCCGACATCGTGCACTCGCCGGCCAGCGAGGGGTCCAACGGCTCGGTGCGGCTGGCGCGGGAGATGGCGGCCGCCGACCCGGACCTCTACATGCCGTTCCAGTACGGCAACGCGGCCAACGCGCTGGCCCACTACGAGACGACGGCACCCGAGATCATCGCCGACCTGCCGGACATCACCGCGTTCGTGGCGGGGCTCGGGACCGGCGGGACGGTCACGGGTGCGGGGCGGCGGCTCAAGCGCTGGGATCCGGCCATCAAGGTGTACGCCGCCGAGCCCGAGTACGGCGACCTGGTCTACGGGCTGCGCAACCTCGACGAGGGTTACGTACCGGAGGTGCTCGACCAGTCGGTGCTCGACGGGCGCATCAAGGTCGACTCCCGCAAGGCGCTCGAGTGGACCCGCCGCCTCGCCGAGGAGGAGGGCATCTTCGCCGGGGTCTCGACGGGGGCCAGCCTCGCGGTGGCCGCGCGGGTGTGCGGCCGGCTCCCGGAGGGCTCGAGGATCGTGGCGTTGTCGCCCGACGGCGGGTGGAAGTACCTGTCGACCGGTGCGTACGCCCCCGGCGACGTGGCCGAGATCGCCGCGCGTATCAGCGAGACGCTCTGGGCGTGA
- a CDS encoding GMC family oxidoreductase yields MGARGDEATGLDDRRRVVLAALADTFAPAVRPPAAERDDPHGFWARTAADVGVGQLLADRLEELLALDELAELGKLLDLLRVTGFARLPQGGRERVLATLSAVNPEAKLGLDGIRGVALQLFYGAVDVTGSNPNWPALGYPGPPEVATGPRSLRGFVPDTASGTVELEADVVVVGSGSGGGVIAGELASQGLDVVVLEAGGHHEEADFPADGMSALRELYWRGGLNLTAEGNIAILAGATLGGGSTVNWQNCVRPPEEVRTAWAQEHGLTGLDGPAFDEHLDAVLTRISATDSCTDLNPTNQRLADAADQHGWAWSKAVRNTDPATYDPATAGHVGFGDRTGSKQGTLRTYLRDAEAAGARIITRATATQVLRAGGRAAGVEADVTLPSGDHIALRVRATDVVVACGALETPALLLRSGIGGPAVGQHLRLHPVPVLTGVYDEDLRAWWGPPQATIVTEHRAAVEGHGYLIETAHLSLSITAVTLPWRSGRDHKLLMGRFAHLGTFIAVTRDHGTGTVTLDAQGQAEIHYPLDDPLDERVRRHAIRSLIELHVTAGAKVIIDSHRDLLLWRRGESVEDFVHRSQEAGFGAGGRVLFSAHQMGSARMGTDPATSVADPTGQLHDVPGVWIGDTSAFPTAVGSNPMLTCMALARRTAHTILALRPPATSSS; encoded by the coding sequence GTGGGAGCACGGGGCGACGAGGCGACCGGGCTCGACGATCGGAGGCGGGTCGTGCTGGCCGCGCTGGCCGACACCTTCGCCCCGGCCGTCCGGCCGCCGGCGGCGGAGCGGGACGATCCGCACGGCTTCTGGGCGCGGACCGCCGCCGACGTCGGCGTGGGACAGCTCCTGGCCGACCGCCTCGAGGAGCTGCTCGCACTCGACGAGCTGGCTGAGCTCGGCAAGCTCCTCGACCTTCTCCGCGTCACCGGCTTCGCCCGCCTGCCGCAGGGCGGACGTGAGCGGGTCCTGGCGACCCTGTCGGCCGTCAACCCGGAGGCCAAGCTCGGGCTCGACGGCATCCGTGGGGTGGCGCTGCAGCTGTTCTACGGTGCCGTCGACGTGACCGGCAGCAACCCCAACTGGCCCGCCCTCGGCTACCCGGGTCCTCCCGAGGTCGCCACGGGGCCGCGCTCGCTGCGGGGGTTCGTCCCTGACACGGCCTCGGGCACGGTCGAGCTCGAAGCGGACGTGGTGGTCGTCGGGTCGGGCTCGGGGGGCGGTGTGATCGCTGGCGAGCTCGCCAGCCAGGGTCTGGACGTGGTGGTGCTCGAAGCCGGGGGCCACCACGAGGAGGCCGACTTCCCCGCCGACGGGATGTCCGCCCTGCGGGAGCTGTACTGGCGGGGCGGGTTGAACCTCACCGCCGAGGGCAACATCGCCATCCTGGCCGGCGCGACCCTCGGGGGCGGCTCCACCGTCAACTGGCAGAACTGCGTGCGACCGCCCGAGGAGGTCCGCACCGCCTGGGCGCAGGAGCACGGGCTGACGGGGCTCGACGGCCCGGCGTTCGACGAGCACCTCGACGCGGTGCTGACACGCATCTCGGCCACCGACAGCTGCACGGACCTCAACCCCACCAACCAGCGGCTCGCCGACGCGGCGGACCAGCACGGCTGGGCGTGGTCGAAGGCGGTCCGCAACACCGACCCAGCGACCTACGACCCGGCGACGGCCGGACACGTCGGCTTCGGCGACCGGACCGGCAGCAAGCAGGGGACGCTGCGCACCTACCTGCGTGATGCCGAGGCTGCCGGCGCACGGATCATCACCCGGGCGACCGCCACCCAGGTGCTGCGCGCGGGGGGCAGGGCGGCGGGTGTCGAGGCGGATGTGACGCTGCCCAGCGGGGATCACATCGCGCTGCGGGTCCGGGCCACGGACGTGGTGGTCGCCTGCGGCGCGCTCGAGACCCCGGCGCTGCTGCTGCGATCGGGGATCGGGGGCCCCGCCGTGGGCCAGCACCTGCGCCTGCACCCGGTGCCGGTGCTCACCGGGGTCTACGACGAGGACCTGCGCGCGTGGTGGGGCCCGCCGCAGGCGACCATCGTCACCGAGCACCGGGCCGCGGTCGAGGGCCACGGCTACCTCATCGAGACCGCCCACCTGAGCCTGTCGATCACCGCGGTGACGCTGCCGTGGCGGTCGGGCCGCGACCACAAGCTGCTCATGGGTCGGTTCGCGCACCTCGGGACGTTCATCGCGGTGACGCGCGACCACGGCACCGGCACGGTGACCCTCGACGCGCAGGGCCAGGCCGAGATCCACTACCCGCTCGACGACCCGCTCGACGAACGGGTCCGGCGGCACGCCATCCGGTCCCTGATCGAGCTGCACGTCACCGCTGGCGCGAAGGTGATCATCGACTCCCACCGCGACCTGTTGCTGTGGCGCCGGGGCGAGTCCGTGGAGGACTTCGTCCACCGCTCGCAAGAGGCCGGGTTCGGTGCGGGAGGCCGGGTGCTGTTCAGCGCCCACCAGATGGGGTCGGCCCGGATGGGTACGGATCCGGCCACCTCGGTCGCGGACCCGACCGGGCAGCTCCACGACGTCCCGGGCGTGTGGATCGGCGACACCTCCGCCTTCCCCACCGCGGTGGGGTCCAACCCCATGCTCACCTGCATGGCGCTGGCGCGGCGCACGGCCCACACGATCCTCGCGCTGCGGCCCCCAGCCACCTCCTCCAGCTGA
- a CDS encoding MBL fold metallo-hydrolase — MSFDVTVLGSSGSHTGPGRACSGYLVRADGAQLLVDCGNGSSANLQRVTRPEDLDAILITHRHVDHCVDLIGMFYALRFHPSGPQPIELYAALEVVDTLTGLLSHDSALEFREVFHVTEVTGGDRFDVGPMHVELADAIHPVPTVSCRVEVDGVSLVYSSDSAGGPALVELARGADLFLCEATWQGDGEGYPDGMHLTAREAGRIATEAGAHRLVLTHVLGSLDRNRSLAEAQETFSGDLALADDLRSWLLI, encoded by the coding sequence GTGTCGTTCGACGTGACCGTGCTCGGTAGTTCCGGGTCGCACACCGGCCCGGGTCGGGCGTGCTCGGGGTACCTCGTGCGTGCCGACGGAGCGCAGCTGCTGGTCGACTGCGGGAACGGCTCCAGCGCCAACCTCCAGCGGGTGACGCGCCCGGAGGACCTCGACGCGATCTTGATCACCCACCGCCACGTGGACCACTGCGTGGACCTGATCGGGATGTTCTACGCGCTCCGCTTCCACCCCTCCGGCCCCCAGCCGATCGAGCTGTACGCCGCCCTCGAGGTGGTCGACACCCTGACGGGGCTGCTGTCGCACGATTCGGCGCTCGAGTTCCGCGAGGTCTTCCACGTCACCGAGGTCACCGGTGGCGACCGGTTCGACGTCGGGCCGATGCACGTCGAGCTCGCGGACGCGATCCACCCCGTACCCACCGTCAGCTGCCGCGTCGAGGTCGACGGGGTGAGCCTGGTGTACTCCTCGGACTCGGCGGGAGGTCCCGCCCTCGTCGAGCTCGCACGCGGCGCGGACCTGTTCCTGTGCGAGGCGACCTGGCAGGGCGACGGGGAGGGCTACCCCGACGGGATGCACCTGACGGCCCGCGAGGCGGGGCGCATCGCGACCGAGGCGGGCGCCCACCGGCTGGTGCTGACCCACGTGCTCGGGTCGCTCGACCGCAACCGCTCCCTCGCCGAGGCGCAGGAGACCTTCTCCGGTGACCTCGCCCTGGCCGACGATCTGCGCAGCTGGCTGCTGATCTGA
- a CDS encoding CAP domain-containing protein: MSHPLAALRPYVLTAMALLTGLLVLVAPSPALGAAGSGPGDTEAVIAQRFADERARAGLAAVPRSAELDAVARDWAHRQAADGQMKHNPNLRDQVQPAKAWYENVGFVRGVPSSLSYRDAGARLHEMWMGSDGHRANILRSPLTDVGFGVASNGDEVYATVVFRDQGAPAPAPEPSPSPSPSETPAESSRATTSTASTQAAPAAKPAATAEPAPERAPEPEPEPAADEPEEPEELRSIGPPGDLAERLERRAGADRPADGDGAAPQATATPGGDDEPPPPIELQVLPDAGVGLPVGDGGPRSVPLILGLATIAGAVVVGAARPRRPGR; encoded by the coding sequence TTGTCCCACCCGCTCGCCGCGCTGCGCCCGTACGTCCTCACGGCGATGGCCCTCCTGACCGGTCTGCTCGTGCTGGTGGCGCCCTCCCCGGCGCTCGGCGCCGCCGGGTCGGGTCCTGGGGACACCGAGGCGGTCATCGCCCAGCGGTTCGCCGACGAGCGGGCGCGGGCGGGCCTGGCCGCGGTGCCGCGGTCCGCCGAGCTGGATGCGGTCGCGCGCGACTGGGCCCACCGCCAGGCGGCGGACGGGCAGATGAAGCACAACCCGAACCTGCGTGACCAGGTGCAACCGGCGAAGGCTTGGTACGAGAACGTCGGCTTCGTACGTGGCGTGCCGTCCTCGCTGTCGTACCGGGACGCGGGCGCCCGCCTGCACGAGATGTGGATGGGATCCGACGGCCACCGCGCCAACATCCTGCGGTCCCCGCTGACCGACGTCGGGTTCGGGGTCGCGTCGAACGGCGACGAGGTCTACGCGACCGTCGTCTTCCGCGACCAGGGTGCCCCGGCCCCGGCCCCTGAACCCTCCCCGTCGCCGTCCCCGTCCGAGACACCCGCTGAGTCGTCGCGTGCGACGACCTCGACCGCCAGCACGCAGGCGGCACCGGCCGCGAAGCCGGCCGCCACCGCGGAGCCGGCACCCGAGCGCGCCCCCGAGCCCGAACCCGAACCGGCGGCCGACGAGCCCGAGGAGCCCGAGGAGCTTCGGTCGATCGGGCCGCCGGGGGACCTCGCCGAGCGGCTCGAGCGTCGCGCTGGCGCCGATCGCCCGGCTGACGGTGACGGGGCGGCTCCGCAGGCCACGGCCACGCCCGGTGGCGACGACGAGCCGCCGCCTCCGATCGAGCTGCAGGTGCTGCCCGACGCCGGGGTGGGCCTCCCGGTCGGTGACGGTGGTCCCCGCTCCGTCCCGCTGATCCTCGGCCTGGCGACGATCGCTGGCGCGGTCGTGGTCGGTGCGGCCCGCCCGAGGCGCCCCGGTCGGTAG
- a CDS encoding MoaD/ThiS family protein translates to MATVRIPTVLRKHTGGDAKVQADGATVGEVFGGLVSQHPTIEDSLFEDGALRGFINVYVDDEDVRYLDGLDSKVEPNAEISIMPAVAGGAERSEHAPRHLSAGGASSRARGANGAWSEHAPRHLSAGGAGA, encoded by the coding sequence GTGGCCACCGTCCGGATCCCCACCGTCCTGCGCAAGCACACCGGCGGTGACGCCAAGGTCCAGGCCGACGGCGCGACGGTCGGCGAGGTCTTCGGCGGCCTCGTGTCCCAGCACCCCACCATCGAGGACTCGCTGTTCGAGGACGGGGCGCTGCGCGGGTTCATCAACGTCTACGTCGACGACGAGGACGTGCGCTACCTCGACGGGCTCGACTCGAAGGTCGAGCCGAACGCCGAGATCTCGATCATGCCCGCGGTCGCGGGTGGCGCGGAGCGGAGCGAGCACGCACCGCGCCACCTGTCAGCGGGTGGCGCGTCGTCCCGGGCTCGGGGCGCGAACGGTGCGTGGAGCGAGCACGCACCGCGCCACCTGTCCGCGGGTGGCGCTGGCGCCTGA
- a CDS encoding winged helix-turn-helix domain-containing protein: protein MRTISLPVARRLALTAQGLDRPRPPATTRRDVRHLRRVTAATDIVQLDSVNVLARAHELPFWSRIGPHDRAARDAWLWGSRELYEGWIHVQSCTSVDVWPLLHHRRATPLKWPSLQQVVEDDPGYVEKVLDEVAANGPTSVADLSDPGARSGPWWGNPKGKVTLDYLHVRGDLAVHTRTANFVTVYDLAERIIPAHARESEVPPTEVAHQRLLLRAARAHGIATLAELADHHRLRVPEARPALAALVARGELDEVRVRGLEHEPRYVLPGARAARTIPARTLLSPFDPVVWHRGRAEALFGFRYRIEIYVPEAKRVHGYYVLPFLLGDRLVARVDLKADRAGGRLQVRGAFAEPHVDRAYVGRALAEELCELGAWLGVPEVVVARNGDLADALAASLG, encoded by the coding sequence ATGCGCACGATCTCGCTGCCCGTCGCCCGCCGCCTCGCGCTCACCGCGCAGGGGCTCGACCGCCCACGGCCACCGGCCACGACCCGACGCGACGTACGCCACCTACGTCGCGTCACGGCCGCCACCGACATCGTGCAGCTCGATTCGGTCAACGTGCTGGCGCGGGCCCACGAGCTGCCGTTCTGGTCCCGGATCGGCCCCCACGATCGCGCCGCCCGCGACGCCTGGTTGTGGGGCTCGCGCGAGCTGTACGAGGGGTGGATCCACGTGCAGTCGTGCACCTCCGTCGACGTCTGGCCGCTGCTGCACCACCGACGGGCCACACCGCTGAAGTGGCCCAGCCTCCAGCAGGTCGTCGAGGACGATCCGGGCTACGTCGAGAAGGTGCTCGACGAGGTCGCTGCCAACGGTCCGACGTCCGTGGCCGACCTGTCCGATCCGGGTGCGCGCAGCGGTCCGTGGTGGGGCAACCCGAAGGGCAAGGTCACCCTCGACTACCTCCACGTGCGCGGGGACCTGGCCGTCCACACCCGGACCGCCAACTTCGTGACCGTGTACGACCTCGCCGAACGCATCATCCCCGCGCACGCCCGCGAGTCCGAGGTCCCGCCCACCGAGGTCGCCCACCAGCGGCTGCTGCTGCGCGCCGCCCGAGCCCACGGCATCGCCACGCTGGCCGAGCTGGCCGACCACCACCGGCTGCGGGTCCCCGAGGCCCGACCAGCGCTCGCAGCGCTCGTGGCACGCGGCGAGCTCGACGAGGTGCGTGTCCGAGGACTGGAACACGAACCCCGCTACGTGCTGCCGGGCGCCCGCGCCGCCCGCACGATCCCGGCCCGCACGCTCCTGTCCCCGTTCGACCCGGTGGTGTGGCACCGCGGCCGGGCCGAGGCGCTGTTCGGCTTCCGCTACCGCATCGAGATCTACGTCCCCGAGGCCAAGCGCGTCCACGGCTACTACGTGCTGCCGTTCCTCCTCGGTGACCGGCTCGTCGCGCGGGTTGACCTGAAGGCGGACCGGGCCGGTGGCCGGCTGCAGGTGCGCGGGGCCTTCGCCGAGCCGCACGTCGACCGTGCGTACGTCGGGCGTGCGCTGGCCGAGGAGCTGTGCGAGCTGGGCGCCTGGCTCGGGGTCCCCGAGGTGGTCGTCGCCCGCAACGGTGACCTGGCCGATGCGCTGGCCGCCTCCCTCGGCTGA
- the add gene encoding adenosine deaminase: MDPQLARRAPKVSLHDHLDGGLRVATVRDLAGRIGHPLPADDEESLRAWFFQGGRGADLPRYLEAFDQTVAVLQRADALRRVACEFAEDLADDGIVHGEVRYAPELSTAGGLTYDEVIDAILAGFAEGPADVEVRLIVCALRHLDHAAAAFAAAGRFVDRGVVAVDLAGPEDGFPATAHAAAIGLAREAGLGVTLHAGEAFGPASVADALDAGAQRLGHGVRIVEDLGEDGAPGPVAARVLSAGIPLEVCPTSNVHTGVAADVAGHPIARLRDAGFRITLNTDNRLMSDVTLTSEALAVHDAFGWGLAELEEVTATAVEVAFLPDGERAVLRDRVARGYAALRP; the protein is encoded by the coding sequence GTGGACCCGCAGCTGGCACGGCGCGCACCCAAGGTGTCCCTGCACGATCACCTCGACGGGGGGCTGCGCGTAGCCACCGTCCGCGACCTGGCCGGTCGGATCGGCCACCCGCTCCCGGCCGACGACGAGGAGAGCCTGCGCGCCTGGTTCTTCCAGGGTGGTCGCGGCGCCGACCTCCCCCGCTACCTCGAGGCGTTCGACCAGACCGTCGCCGTGCTCCAGCGCGCCGACGCACTCCGGCGCGTCGCGTGCGAGTTCGCCGAGGACCTCGCCGACGACGGCATCGTCCACGGTGAGGTGCGGTACGCCCCCGAGCTGTCGACCGCCGGTGGCCTGACCTACGACGAGGTCATCGACGCGATCCTCGCCGGCTTCGCCGAGGGGCCCGCGGACGTCGAGGTGCGCCTCATCGTCTGTGCGCTGCGCCACCTCGACCACGCCGCGGCGGCCTTCGCGGCGGCGGGGAGGTTCGTGGACCGCGGGGTCGTCGCGGTCGACCTCGCCGGCCCGGAGGACGGGTTCCCCGCCACGGCACACGCGGCGGCCATCGGCCTGGCCCGCGAGGCTGGTCTCGGGGTGACCCTGCACGCCGGCGAGGCGTTCGGACCCGCCTCGGTCGCCGACGCCCTCGACGCCGGTGCACAGCGGCTCGGCCACGGGGTCCGGATCGTCGAGGACCTCGGCGAGGACGGTGCTCCCGGCCCCGTCGCCGCCCGGGTCCTGAGCGCCGGCATCCCCCTCGAGGTCTGCCCGACCTCCAACGTCCACACCGGCGTGGCCGCGGACGTGGCCGGCCACCCGATCGCACGGCTGCGGGACGCGGGGTTCCGCATCACGCTCAACACCGACAACCGCCTGATGAGCGACGTCACCCTCACCTCGGAGGCGCTGGCCGTCCACGACGCCTTCGGTTGGGGTCTGGCCGAACTCGAGGAGGTGACGGCGACCGCCGTCGAGGTCGCGTTCCTGCCGGACGGCGAGCGGGCCGTCCTCCGGGACCGCGTCGCCCGTGGCTACGCAGCCCTCCGCCCCTGA
- a CDS encoding M67 family metallopeptidase: MFELDPATWDLLVEHSWSDFPYEVCGLLGVRADGSCAHYPIDNAERSMTYYVMDAKQLLRAMREIEDEGWGLAIYHSHTHTQAYPSATDIRLAAYPEATYLIVTLQDRDRPDVRAFSIVDGEVSEKRVLVRDSAA, from the coding sequence GTGTTCGAGCTCGATCCCGCGACCTGGGACCTGCTGGTCGAGCACTCGTGGTCGGACTTCCCCTACGAGGTGTGCGGGCTGCTCGGCGTCCGCGCCGACGGGAGTTGCGCCCACTACCCGATCGACAACGCCGAACGTTCCATGACCTACTACGTGATGGACGCCAAGCAGCTGCTGCGGGCGATGCGCGAGATCGAGGACGAGGGCTGGGGGCTCGCGATCTACCACTCGCACACCCACACCCAGGCCTACCCCTCGGCGACCGACATCCGCCTCGCGGCCTACCCCGAGGCGACCTACCTGATCGTGACGCTGCAGGACCGGGACCGGCCCGACGTCCGAGCGTTCTCGATCGTGGACGGCGAGGTGTCCGAGAAGCGCGTGCTGGTGCGCGACAGCGCGGCCTGA
- the selD gene encoding selenide, water dikinase SelD, whose amino-acid sequence METSATPRLTAYSHGAGCACKLGPGDLASVLGAIAPTGAADLLVGREHGDDAIVWRRPDGRALVATIDVFTPIVDDADTWGRIAAVNAGSDVHAMGGTPLFALAFAAWPAQQLELSLLATVLSAGQAAASEGGWVVAGGHTIDGPEPLYGQAVVGEVDPDRMLTNAGGVPGDALVLTKPLGTGLTTTAVKRRDPDATAPGGELAELYAAAVTEMTRPNGTAAQLALDLGGRCGTDVTGFGLLNHLREITRASGTGARLEVAAVPRLPGLDPLLHAKEIPGGTQRNLAHARADLDVGLTVAEDDLVVLADAQTSGGLLLALPEAAAEELVDGLRAAGHDAARIGQLTDDPSGRTEVR is encoded by the coding sequence ATGGAGACCTCCGCGACGCCACGCCTGACCGCCTACAGCCACGGTGCCGGGTGCGCCTGCAAGCTCGGGCCGGGTGACCTCGCCTCGGTGCTGGGAGCGATCGCGCCGACCGGAGCAGCCGACCTCCTCGTGGGGCGTGAGCACGGCGACGACGCCATCGTGTGGCGCCGGCCGGACGGGCGGGCGTTGGTGGCCACCATCGACGTGTTCACGCCGATCGTCGACGATGCGGACACCTGGGGTCGCATCGCGGCCGTCAACGCGGGCAGCGACGTGCACGCGATGGGAGGGACCCCGCTGTTCGCGTTGGCGTTCGCGGCGTGGCCGGCCCAGCAGCTCGAACTCAGCCTCCTGGCGACCGTCCTGTCCGCCGGGCAGGCGGCAGCATCGGAGGGGGGATGGGTGGTCGCCGGCGGTCACACCATCGACGGTCCCGAGCCGCTCTACGGCCAAGCGGTGGTCGGCGAGGTCGACCCCGACCGGATGCTCACCAACGCCGGCGGCGTCCCCGGCGACGCGCTCGTGCTGACCAAACCGCTCGGCACCGGCCTGACCACCACGGCCGTCAAGCGCCGCGACCCGGACGCGACCGCCCCGGGCGGTGAGCTGGCCGAGCTCTACGCCGCCGCGGTGACCGAGATGACTCGGCCGAACGGGACCGCGGCCCAGCTCGCGCTCGACCTCGGCGGACGGTGCGGCACGGACGTGACCGGGTTCGGGCTGCTCAACCACCTGCGCGAGATCACCCGCGCTTCGGGGACCGGCGCCCGCCTCGAGGTGGCCGCCGTCCCGCGCCTCCCCGGACTCGATCCGCTCCTGCACGCCAAGGAGATCCCCGGCGGCACCCAGCGCAACCTGGCGCACGCCCGTGCGGACCTCGACGTCGGTCTCACCGTGGCCGAGGACGACCTGGTCGTCCTCGCCGATGCGCAGACCTCCGGCGGGCTGCTGCTCGCGCTGCCGGAAGCAGCGGCCGAGGAGCTGGTCGACGGCCTGCGCGCGGCCGGCCACGACGCTGCCCGCATCGGGCAGCTCACCGACGACCCGTCGGGTCGCACCGAGGTGCGGTAG